From the genome of Cytophagales bacterium WSM2-2:
AAATGAAGTTGTAGTTCCCGAAACAGTAAGGCCACTCACGGTCGTTGTACCGCTTTGCAAAGTACCAGTAGTAGAAATATTCTGTGAACCAAAAGCGGGATTTACTTTACTTCCGGAAATCGCTGCCGAGGAACTAATATCAACATCGGTAATTGATCCGTCTGTGATTTTACCTCCTACACCACCGCTAATTGCTCCATTGGCAATAGTAAGTGCACCTGTGTTGTTGATAGTTGCATCGCCACTCATTGCTACGCCCGTAGCTGTGTTTGATGCATTGCCTACAAAAATATTCCCGCTATTTAAAGTTGGGGTCCCCGAAGGAGTTTGCCACGAGGGCACGCCTCCGTTTACGGTAAGCACTTGCCCGTTCGTTCCGATTCCCAACCGGGTGGGTGTGGTCGTAGTTCCAAAAATAATATCACCGGTAGTAGTCAGAGGGTTTGACATTTTTCCATTGAAGGTCGCCCAATCTGCATTGGTCAATAACCCGGGCTGTGTAGCGCTGGCATTTTGAATATTGACGGTTGCTCCTGCTCCTGCCACTGCGCTCGTCCCTCCGGTAATCGTGAGACCAGGGGTAGTTGTTGTCAGGTTTCCGAAAGATGTGCCTCCCGAAATTGTTGTCGGCACCCAACTTGATCCATTGTATTGCAATACCTGGTTCAAGGTTGGTGCTGTTGTAGAAATTCCTACGCCATTTAGTTTTGCAACAGTAAAAGTTCCGGTAGTTCCTGCTACCGATAAACTCAAGTCGCCTTTTACATCGATACCTGTAGAATTGGTCCCGTTATTCGCCAGCAATTGATTTGCAGTAAGCGTGGGCACACTACCGGAAGTTGTTCCTATCGCTTTCCATGCAGAGGAAGAACCTTCATAATAGTAAACCTTATCATCTTTGGTATTGTAGACGACCATGCCGGCTTTTCCAAAACTGGAAGGGGCAGCGCTTAGATCTACTTTGGGAATAATGAGGCCTTGATTTCCGTTGGCGACCAATAACAAGACAGCATCTTTATCTGCGGTATTGGTACCGATGGCTACTGAATTGGTTTGTGCGTAATTAATGAGTGAAGTGGCAAAAAGAAATAGAACAATTGCCAGTTTTTTCTGGAAATTCATACAGAGTCAGGTTTGTTGGGGATACTAAGATAATCTTTATACCTAACTCCTTGGTTTGGAAAACCAGTAAAATAAAAGAAGATTCGCTTGTCTGACAGTTTAGTTGAGACTAGTTCACTTTGGTGGCAAAGAAACCGTAAGCTTTCGGTGCAGGTATAATCCTCGAAATCGAAAGGAGATTTCGATTTTTTATAAAGGATTGCAGTTTGCTCAGCAAAGGCATCTTTACAATTCCTGTCACTGCCAGCTTACTTTCAACACTAGGCTTATTCGTTTTAATTACAAAAGTGAACCGATCTGAAGTTGCTATTCAGGGCTTCAAAGATATTTGGGGAAGTCGATTTGTTGAGTGCTTATTGATTTACTTCTTCACCTGGCCACTTGCTACTATGCCCAAAGCTTTCTTCATGGCTGCGATCTCCACTTTCAAGGCATTGAGATCAAACTGTGTCACCTCCTGCTTACTCAGTTTTTCCTGGAGTGCATCAATTTTTATTTTTTGCTGATCGATTGTTTCCTGTTGTTCTTGTATGGCTTTGATCAGGAAAGGAACCAATCCCGAATAATTCACTGCCTTAAAGTGAATGAGGTCATCCTCTGTTTGATTTTGCTTTGAAGGATCAAAGTGTACCGTTTCTTTCACCAACTGTGGCAATATTTTTTCCAGGTCGCCCGCGAGCAAGCCGACCGATTGACCTTGTGGTAAGTTCATCGACTTGAATTCTCCCTCCTGACGATAGTTATAACTTTTTACTTCAATGCCTTTTAAAAGTGATACTCCACTGGATTCAAACTTTGCAATATTCGTTTTTAATTTTTCATCTGATGGGGTGAAGGTTCCCGAAGCAACCACATTTCCAGTAAAGTGCCCGGCATCTCCTCCACCGTTGCAAACACCAAAAATGCCAAAACCGTTTCCGTTGGTCTCCCCTCCAGTTCCAACAGCAACGGATGCATTATTTATCCCCCTTACCCCATAACCAAGTCCGGAAGTTGCTGTAGAAAACACACCAAATGTATTCGCAGAAATATTGACGCCCGTAAGGCCACTCACAATATCCAAAGTTGCTCCCGGGTTAGATGTGCCTATTCCAACCGAATTATTTTTTACGGTTAAAGTCTCGACATTATTTGAAAACAAGTGTAGTGAACTTGTTGCTCCGCTCTGATATCCAATGTACATGTCTTTATCAGAGGCATTCAGGCTGTTCCGAATAACTCTGAGGTTTGCATATTGATCTGTGGAGGCCAGGTCCAATCCTTCGCCTGTAGAGGACCCGGAAATTACCAGCTTAGCTGTTGTAGGAGAGGTCGTGCCAATGCCAACATTCGCTCCTATAAATGCAAATCTTGGGGTGCTCTCGAAGTCGGTAAGAAAATAATTGGAAAAAGAATTCCCCAAAACATCTCCGACAATTATACTGGTGTTGTCTATTGCGAAAGCTTCATTGGCTCCGGATACAAGAAACCGATAAGAAGTATTTATCGGGCCATTTACGCTGACGTTCGTTCCGTTGTCCATTATACTGGAGGCTATCGATCCCGTTCCATTTCCTCGCGGAATAGAATTTAGAACAGAGAACTGGGGAGTTAATGCCCAGCTCAGATTGCCGCTGCCATCATTCGTAAGAACTGTATTGACTGCACCGGGCGTGTTGGGAAACGATGTCGCCACTCCATTGATCTTCGTGATATTCCCCGTTCCGTTAACTACAAACTGATTCGTAGCTCCTCCATTCAATCCACCTCCTCCTGTCACCGTGCCTGTAGTCGTCACGTTCTGTGATCCAAACGCAGGATTGATTTTCGTTCCCCCTATGGCTGCTGATGTACTCACATCTGCATCTACAATCGTACCATCAGAAAGCTTTCCTCCAGCACCCCCAGAGATCGCTCCATTTGCTATCGTCAGGGCTCCCGTATTATTAATCGTACCGTCTCCACTCATCGTCACGGACGTAGCAATGTTCGATGCATTTCCAACCAGTATTCTTCCGGCCGTCAGCGAATTGCTCACTGCTCCCAAATTCGTCAGCGCAGCAGCTACCGTGGTCGCTCCCGTACCGCCCGCTGTAATCGGTAGTGTACCTGTCACATCGGTCGAGGCCAGGTTCACCGAACTCCACGCAGGTGATGTCGCTCCCGTTGATTTCAAAAAGCCTGCAGCTCCGGCAAGTCTTGTCGCTGCTCCAGCTGCTCCACCAAAAATAATATCGCCCGCTGCCGTCATTGGGTTCGCAAAGCCAGGACCTGCATTCTGCCAACTTGGAACTCCTCCATTCACGGTCAATATCTGACCGTTCGTGCCTACGCCCAACCGAGTTGGTGTAGAGCCGGTCGCGAAAATAATATCACCTGTAGTCGTCAAAACATTTGGCAATTTCCCATTGAACGTGGCCCAGTCTGTTCCAGTCAACAGTCCCGGTTGGGTCGCACTTGCATTCTGAATATTAATCGTGGCTCCCGTGGCGCCAGCTACGGCATTGGCTCCTCCCGTGATCGCAAGACCTGTAGTGGTACTTGTCAGGTTCCCAAACGTAGTACCTCCAGCGATCGTAGCCGGAACCCAGCTTGATCCATTGTATTGCAACACTTGATTTAGGGTAGGAGTAGTCGTGGAGACTCCAACACCCTGAAGTTTACCCACCGTGAAGGTGCCATTTGCTCCGGCAACCGCAAGACTCAAATCTCCTTTTACATCTATGCCCGTGGTGGTGGTGCCGTTGTTCGCCAGCAGCTGGTTGGGTGTAAGCGTGGGAGCGCTCCCCCCGATACCTCCGATCGTCTTCCATGCGCTTGAGGCTCCATCATAATAATAAACCTTATCGTCTTTCGTATTGTAAACTACCATCCCCGATTTCCCGAAGCTGGTGGGTGCTGCGCTCAGATCCACTTTCGGGATGATCAAGCCCTGAGCTCCATTTGCCACCAGCATCAGAACCGCGTCCTTATCAGCTGTCGCGGAGCCGATTGCTACCGAATTCGTCTGGGCTTTTGTTGAAATTAATGTGACAATGATTAAAGCACCGGCAAGTGATAAATTCTTGTGCAGATTCATAAAAAATGAAGTTAGTCCAACCCTCAAAGATAGCGTTTATACGCCATGACCGGATTAGGTAAAACGCGTCAACCTGAGGTAAATTCGTTTACTTCAGGAAAGGATTCTCAAACTATTTTAAGCTTTCTGCCCAATCGACTAACGTCTTCGCCTGTTCAGGTGAGAGTACGGCACTGTGATGCATCCAGGTGTAAGAGCTCAGTGGCATGCCACCACTCTTTACTTCATCAGCTATTTCTTCGAATTTGTGTTTTGCTTTTTTTTCAGCGTAGGTCGCGTACTCGGAAAAATTAAGGTGACGCTTGCCGTCATTGACGTGTGATCTCTGAATCCACCAACCCACAGGCTGGACATTGGCATACCAGGGATAATTGGTGTTGTTGCTGTGGCAATCGTAACATGACTGCTTCAAAATGGAGAGCACCTCAGGAGGTACTTGATATTTCGTCTGAATTTCGTTCGGCCCCTCTGACTTGGAGATGTTTCGCTCCGGACGTATAAATTGAATTATAACCACAACCGCCAGAACTGCTACCAAGATTTTCCTGCCTAGAGTCATATCAGATTTATTTAATTGAAATGGCTCAAAATAGGAACAAAAACAACTTTATTCAATAGGTTTTCCACTGAGGAAAATCATCTCGTCTGTCTTTTCATTTGCATCGGCATCCATCAAAATTCTCCATGTGCCATTTTCTTTGCGAAGCAAGACATGGAACTTCCCATAGTTTATCCGTTTTTCACCGGAGATAGCATTGACGCTGGTCACTTTATAATATCCAACCTCAAAGCCCTTGCCGTTATTGGCGATTCGTTGAATGAATCGAAGCTGAATATTTCTGCTCCATTTCCCCCGACGGGCTTTGATGCTGTCGGGCACTTTTTTGAAGTACTCGTCATATCCTTGAATCCAGTTATCGTCCTGAAGTACACGAAAAACGTCTTTGCT
Proteins encoded in this window:
- a CDS encoding heme-binding protein codes for the protein MTLGRKILVAVLAVVVIIQFIRPERNISKSEGPNEIQTKYQVPPEVLSILKQSCYDCHSNNTNYPWYANVQPVGWWIQRSHVNDGKRHLNFSEYATYAEKKAKHKFEEIADEVKSGGMPLSSYTWMHHSAVLSPEQAKTLVDWAESLK